The following coding sequences lie in one Rutidosis leptorrhynchoides isolate AG116_Rl617_1_P2 chromosome 4, CSIRO_AGI_Rlap_v1, whole genome shotgun sequence genomic window:
- the LOC139841981 gene encoding uncharacterized protein — protein MGGGKGIQNFFWEDIVFKFGISNEIVSENDTKFEGETFRSWGIKAQLGLYGNEWVDELPSILWAHRTIHKNSTGETPLSLVYGTEAIIPAEMLVPTKRIRSFNESSNDEGLRANQDMLEELREIAAIREAVNKQKISKYHDKHVKPMSFRIGDYVWHNNEVSRAENTGNLGPNWEGPYEVIDKSATRSYILAGINGERVPHTWHATILKRCYI, from the exons ATGGGTGGAGGCAAAGGCATTCAAAACTTCTTTTGGGAAGACATTGTGTTCAAGTTTGGTATCTCCAATGAAATTGTCAGCGAAAACGACACCAAGTTTGAGGGAGAAACCTTTAGATCCTG GGGAATAAAAGCGCAATTGGGATTATACGGAAATGAGTGGGTTGATGAGCTCCCTAGTATTTTATGGGCGCATCGTACTATACACAAGAATAGCACAGGTGAAACACCATTAAGTTTAGTGTATGGAACGGAAGCTATCATCCCCGCTGAGATGTTGGTTCCAACAAAGCGCATACGAAGCTTTAATGAGTCAAGTAATGATGAAGGCTTGCGTGCTAATCAAGATATGCTAGAGGAGCTTAGAGAGATAGCAGCCATACGCGAAGCCGTCAACAAACAAAAAATCTCAAAGTATCATGATAAACACGTCAAGCCAATGTCATTTAGAATTGGGGATTATGTATGGCACAATAACGAGGTGAGTCGCGCAGAAAATACTGGAAATCTTGGGCCAAACTGGGAAGGTCCTTATGAAGTTATTGACAAAAGTGCGACGAGATCTTATATCCTTGCAGGAATTAATGGAGAACGAGTGCCTCATACTTGGCATGCAACCATTTTGAAAAGATGTTACATATAA